The Neoarius graeffei isolate fNeoGra1 chromosome 12, fNeoGra1.pri, whole genome shotgun sequence genome window below encodes:
- the LOC132894939 gene encoding uncharacterized protein LOC132894939: protein MKRERKRVLEEALSGVQTDQAPPHQSESEHEPGCSSWIEQPDTSGQSSQSAGTQTWVPTSSMGTQTCRSATSYAKRIQVSVQTRDAWTQYIALDVTGRSRGSLCDLSEEEEDQMDIEEAREEEKGAISSDFTPSGDSDPESSDSQSTPERPTQRLRKLQGGRAPSVEVRHNRLIPPHEDTKYIVFETKLLDLFKLCRDCRSGNVCISKRLMGTLLIITVECYSCTSTNKWESQPFYQSRPAGNLLLSAATLFAGGSWTMMRRILSHLRLVCIADQTFYTIQRDILQPAIECRWSEEQQRVVGQLQSTGTPLVIASDGRADSPGHSAKFGVYTGLEATLNKIVDLELVQSNEVTSSYHMELEGFKRLQGFLSHHGLQIGKLITDRHRQLAKHVRENLPHVLHTYDVWHIAKAVQKKVHALAKQKNCDDLLGWENSINNHVYWVAASTRDQEEELRGAKWNSLGNHIQGIHCGHSAIFLTCLHGDLQEERAKNWLKPGTKVAEKFDDIINNTTLVKDIKKMSSGHQTSSLESFHSVINQFAPKMKSYRYHGILSRIHLAALHYNANSDREQARTSKGDLRYSIRKPKYKPGSASAKPVKEPCNYSYVEELMADVSEQDFDTSPPERQPSPPPLSSGHVYPSKEEIIRCHHSRFSKK, encoded by the exons atgaagagagagaggaaaagg GTGTTGGAAGAAGCACTTTCAGGTGTGCAAACCGACCAGGCTCCTCCACATCAATCCGAGTCAGAACATGAACCGGGATGCAGCAGTTGGATTGAG CAACCTGACACTAGCGGGCAATCTAGCCAGTCTGCCGGTACCCAGACATGGGTCCCTACCAGTTCTATGGGAACCCAAACATGCAGGTCTGCCACATCATATGCAAAGC GTATCCAGGTGTCAGTACAGACACGTGATGCTTGGACACAATACATTGCACTGGATGTGACTGGAAGGAGCAGAGGGAGCCTTTGCGACCTGTCAGAGGAGGAGGAAGACCAGATGGACATTGAAGAGGCAAGGGAGGAGGAGAAAGGCGCAATATCTTCCGACTTCACACCTAGCGGTGATTCCGACCCTGAGTCTTCTGATAGCCAAAGCACGCCTGAGAGACCCACACAAAGGCTTCGGAAACT ACAAGGTGGAAGAGCTCCTTCAGTCGAAGTGAGGCACAACAGGCTTATTCCTCCCCATGAGGACACTAAGTACATTGTGTTTGAGACAAAGCTCCTGGACCTCTTCAAGCTCTGCCGGGATTGCAGGTCAGGCAATGTCTGCATCAGCAAAAGACTCATGGGCACACTACTGATTATAACTGTGGAGTGTTACTCATGCACCAGCACAAACAAGTGGGAAAGCCAGCCTTTCTATCAAAGTCGTCCAGCAGGAAATTTGCTGCTATCTGCTGCAACTCTATTTGCTGGAGGAAGCTGGACGATGATGCGGCGCATCCTTTCCCATCTAAGACTCGTTTGTATTGCTGACCAGACCTTCTATACCATCCAAAGAGACATCCTGCAACCAGCCATTGAGTGCCGATGGTCAGAGGAACAACAGCGCGTCGTTGGACAGCTGCAGTCAACCGGTACCCCTCTTGTTATCGCCAGTGATGGACGGGCTGACAGCCCAGGCCACTCTGCCAAATTTGGGGTGTACACTGGACTGGAGGCCACCCTCAACAAGATTGTCGATCTGGAGCTGGTGCAG AGCAATGAGGTTACGTCCTCATACCATATGGAGCTCGAAGGATTCAAAAGACTCCAGGGTTTCCTGTCTCACCATGGACTGCAGATTGGTAAACTGATCACCGATCGCCATCGTCAACTGGCCAAGCATGTCAGGGAAAACCTACCACACGTCTTGCATACGTATGATGTCTGGCATATAGCAAAAG CTGTCCAAAAGAAAGTCCATGCTCTCGCTAAACAGAAGAACTGTGACGATCTTCTTGGTTGGGAGAATAGCATCAACAACCATGTGTATTGGGTTGCAGCTTCAACTCGGGACCAAGAAGAGGAGCTTCGTGGTGCAAAATGGAATTCCTTGGGAAACCACATACAGGGGATCCACTGTGGACATTCAGCCATCTTCCTAACCTGTCTTCATGGAGACCTACAGGAAGAAAGAGCCAAGAATTGGCTCAAGCCAG GCACAAAAGTGGCCGAAAAGTTTGATGACATCATCAATAATACAACCTTGGTGAAGGACATCAAGAAAATGTCATCAGGTCACCAGACATCATCTCTTGAATCCTTCCATAGTGTCATCAATCAATTTGCGCCAAAAATGAAGTCGTACAGATATCATGGCATCCTCAGCAG gattcatttggcagcactACACTACAATGCAAACAGTGACAGAGAGCAGGCAAGGACAAGTAAAGGGGACCTACGCTATAGTATTCGAAAACCAAAGTACAAGCCAGGAAGTGCTTCAGCTAAGCCAGTCAAAGAACCATGCAACTACT cCTATGTTGAGGAACTCATGGCTGATGTATCGGAGCAAGACTTTGACACTTCACCACCAGAGAGGCAGCCATCACCACCACCTTTGAGCAGCGGCCATGTGTACCCCTCCAAAGAGGAGATAATCCGATGCCATCACAGCCGATTTTCCAAAAAATGA